One window from the genome of Marinobacter sp. es.048 encodes:
- a CDS encoding response regulator transcription factor, translating into MEPAYKILIADDHPLFREAISSVIASGFEGSEIIETDDLDSAVDITRENDDLDLILLDLNMPGMHGLNGLITLRNEAPTIPVVIVSAEEDKQVVLQAITYGACGFITKSSPRAQMTEAIQQILNGNVYLPSDIIRTGKESNTRRSRNEDNPISPELLNSLTRRQLLVLERMSKGESNKQIAYNLNIAETTVKAHVSAILRKLGVHNRVQAILSASDVDFSQYLKR; encoded by the coding sequence ATGGAGCCGGCTTACAAGATTCTGATTGCCGACGACCACCCACTGTTCAGGGAAGCCATCAGCAGCGTTATCGCCTCTGGCTTTGAGGGCAGCGAGATCATCGAAACCGACGATCTGGACAGTGCCGTGGACATCACTCGCGAGAATGATGATCTGGACCTGATTCTGCTGGATTTGAACATGCCCGGCATGCATGGTCTGAACGGCCTGATCACTCTGCGCAATGAGGCCCCGACCATTCCTGTGGTGATTGTCTCTGCCGAGGAGGACAAACAGGTGGTACTGCAGGCCATTACTTACGGCGCCTGCGGCTTTATTACCAAGTCCTCGCCCCGGGCCCAGATGACCGAAGCGATCCAGCAGATCCTGAACGGCAATGTTTATCTGCCCTCGGACATCATCCGAACCGGCAAGGAAAGCAATACCCGCCGTAGTCGCAATGAAGACAATCCGATTTCACCGGAGCTGCTCAACTCCCTGACCCGCCGTCAGCTGCTGGTGCTGGAGCGCATGTCCAAGGGCGAATCCAACAAGCAGATTGCCTATAACCTGAACATCGCCGAAACCACGGTAAAGGCCCATGTGTCGGCGATCCTGCGCAAGCTCGGGGTTCACAACCGGGTACAGGCGATTCTGTCCGCCAGTGATGTGGATTTTAGTCAGTATTTGAAGCGGTAA
- a CDS encoding ABC transporter substrate-binding protein codes for MAALICLVISLSVGVHAREGVSGLPALSISVLQFGTAHWELDHILHRGLDRENGYRLELKPVANLPASRLAVTSGSVNGAVADLLWAQSRFQAGTPYRYVPFSSQIGDIVVADNSTIRSVADLVGKRIGVAGGPDSKGWILLTKVAQRRGIDLEQSTELQFAAPPLLSQALKRGQVDIIVTYWHFAARLRGEAGWRSAFSMADLLTELDLDRNLPVLGYVFPERWAQDHGPLIDGFAASLQQAKAELADSESPWQRLRPLMGNPEDGVFTALREGFVAGTPAPQTDKRIADLQRLMTFTGADPEHLMPANLFYRSQP; via the coding sequence GTGGCCGCACTGATATGTCTTGTTATCAGTCTTTCTGTTGGTGTGCATGCCCGTGAAGGAGTCTCAGGGTTGCCCGCGCTGTCCATCAGCGTGCTGCAGTTCGGCACCGCCCATTGGGAGCTCGATCATATCCTGCACCGGGGACTGGACCGGGAGAATGGCTACCGACTGGAACTGAAACCGGTGGCCAACCTGCCGGCCTCCAGGCTGGCGGTCACCAGCGGCTCGGTGAACGGCGCTGTGGCCGACCTGCTGTGGGCGCAGTCCCGGTTCCAGGCGGGCACGCCCTACCGGTACGTCCCTTTCTCCTCCCAGATTGGCGATATCGTCGTCGCTGACAACTCAACGATTCGTTCCGTAGCGGATCTTGTGGGCAAACGCATCGGCGTTGCCGGCGGGCCGGATAGCAAGGGCTGGATACTGCTCACGAAGGTCGCACAGCGGCGGGGAATCGACCTGGAGCAATCCACCGAACTCCAGTTCGCTGCCCCGCCGCTGTTGAGCCAGGCGTTAAAACGCGGGCAGGTGGATATCATCGTGACCTACTGGCATTTCGCGGCCCGGCTCAGAGGTGAGGCCGGCTGGCGGTCGGCATTCAGCATGGCCGATCTGCTTACAGAGCTGGACCTGGATCGCAACCTGCCGGTGCTTGGTTATGTGTTTCCCGAACGTTGGGCGCAAGATCATGGCCCCTTGATTGATGGTTTCGCAGCCTCCCTGCAACAGGCCAAAGCCGAGCTGGCGGACAGTGAATCACCCTGGCAACGCTTGCGTCCCCTGATGGGTAATCCTGAAGATGGCGTCTTCACGGCCTTGCGAGAGGGCTTTGTCGCCGGCACGCCTGCTCCACAAACAGACAAGCGTATTGCAGATCTGCAGCGTTTGATGACATTTACAGGTGCCGATCCGGAGCACCTGATGCCCGCCAATCTGTTTTACCGGAGCCAACCGTGA
- a CDS encoding ABC transporter permease has product MKARTGRPPLWSYWIVLPAFVLLWALIAWLLKSPLLPTPLSVLDTLIREAASGELWHHLGATLGRVIVAFTLAMAIGTAIGIVMGRSQTTNALFDPLLVLLLNLPALVTIILMYVWFGLVEVAAVMAVVINKVPNVAVTVREGARSLDYRLEEMATVYEFSRWQRLREVWVPQLFPYLMAATRGGLALIWKIVLVVELLGRSSGVGFQLHMAFQVFDVAAILAYSLAFIAVVQLIELAILQPLERRSSRWRQPEAAHA; this is encoded by the coding sequence GTGAAAGCCCGCACCGGACGACCGCCGCTCTGGAGCTACTGGATAGTTTTGCCCGCGTTCGTCCTGCTCTGGGCCCTGATTGCCTGGCTTTTGAAATCGCCCCTGCTGCCAACGCCCCTGAGCGTGCTGGATACCCTGATTCGGGAGGCCGCCTCCGGCGAACTCTGGCACCATCTGGGCGCTACCCTGGGACGGGTGATTGTGGCGTTCACGCTCGCCATGGCTATCGGCACCGCCATCGGCATTGTGATGGGCCGTTCACAAACCACCAATGCCTTGTTCGATCCTTTGCTGGTGTTGTTACTCAACCTGCCGGCGCTGGTCACCATCATCCTCATGTATGTCTGGTTCGGCCTGGTGGAAGTGGCTGCCGTGATGGCGGTAGTGATCAATAAAGTGCCCAACGTAGCGGTGACGGTTCGCGAAGGCGCCCGCAGCCTCGACTACCGCCTCGAGGAAATGGCCACCGTCTACGAGTTCTCCCGGTGGCAACGATTGCGTGAAGTCTGGGTACCCCAGCTGTTCCCCTATCTCATGGCTGCCACCCGGGGTGGTCTTGCCCTGATCTGGAAGATCGTCCTTGTGGTGGAACTGCTGGGCCGCTCAAGCGGCGTCGGCTTCCAGCTGCATATGGCGTTTCAGGTATTCGACGTGGCCGCCATTCTTGCCTACAGCCTGGCCTTTATTGCCGTCGTCCAGCTGATCGAACTGGCCATCCTGCAGCCTCTCGAACGCCGGTCCAGCCGCTGGCGCCAGCCGGAGGCCGCCCATGCTTGA
- a CDS encoding ATP-binding cassette domain-containing protein — protein sequence MLELRIAGRDFGQPVLGEVFATIERGDRICLLGPSGIGKTTLLNAIAGLDKSVPEEAVIGRDQLRVGYLFQEHRLLPWRSLDANLRLVGASEEEAEGLLRQVGLSGYGQYLPDQLSLGMARRAALARCLAVKPGLLMLDEPFASLDPVMASELKGLIAGILDSHPDMAMICVTHDGRDAEILANRLWYLDGKPARLQWDDTLADPGLVDGLLGKLRSLDLAGS from the coding sequence ATGCTTGAGCTCAGAATCGCAGGCCGCGATTTCGGCCAGCCGGTACTCGGGGAGGTTTTCGCAACCATAGAACGAGGCGACCGCATCTGCCTTCTTGGCCCATCGGGAATCGGCAAGACTACGCTGCTGAACGCCATTGCCGGTCTCGATAAATCGGTTCCGGAAGAAGCTGTGATCGGGCGGGACCAACTTCGCGTCGGTTACCTGTTTCAGGAGCATCGCCTGCTGCCATGGCGCAGTCTGGATGCGAATCTGAGGCTGGTTGGCGCCAGTGAAGAGGAGGCCGAGGGCTTGTTACGCCAGGTGGGATTGTCCGGTTATGGTCAGTATCTGCCGGACCAGCTCTCCCTGGGTATGGCCAGAAGGGCGGCACTGGCCCGTTGCCTGGCCGTGAAACCGGGCTTGCTAATGTTGGACGAGCCGTTTGCATCACTGGATCCGGTCATGGCGAGTGAACTCAAAGGGTTGATAGCCGGGATTCTGGATTCGCATCCGGATATGGCGATGATCTGTGTAACCCATGATGGCAGGGATGCAGAGATATTGGCGAACCGCCTCTGGTATCTTGACGGTAAGCCTGCGCGTCTTCAGTGGGATGATACATTGGCAGACCCGGGATTGGTCGATGGGCTTCTTGGGAAGCTTCGTAGTCTGGATTTAGCCGGCTCCTAA
- a CDS encoding ABC transporter permease, with amino-acid sequence MKAAHYWHCFVGIQTREWLRFWQQRTRFASALVRPLLWLVVFAAGFRAVLGISIIPPYETYITYETYIAPGLCGMIILFNSMQGALSMVYDRELGSMRVLLMSPLPRPFLLVTKLLAMGVVSIGQVYVFLLLALLVDVEPPLWGYLAVLPALILTSLMLGALGLLIATWIKQLENFAGVMNFVIFPMFFMSSALYPLWRMNEASPWLYWICQFNPFTHAVEAIRFSLYLEWNPMAYGITATVTVVLALLATAGFRPQRTKILGPPKPA; translated from the coding sequence ATGAAGGCAGCTCATTACTGGCACTGTTTCGTCGGCATACAAACACGTGAATGGCTGAGGTTCTGGCAGCAGCGAACCCGTTTCGCCAGCGCCCTGGTGCGGCCACTGCTCTGGCTGGTGGTATTCGCCGCCGGGTTCCGGGCGGTACTGGGCATTTCCATCATTCCGCCCTACGAGACCTACATCACCTACGAGACCTACATCGCCCCCGGCCTGTGCGGCATGATCATCCTGTTCAACAGCATGCAGGGCGCCCTGTCCATGGTCTACGACCGGGAACTGGGCAGCATGCGGGTGCTGCTGATGAGCCCCCTGCCCCGGCCTTTCCTGCTGGTCACCAAACTGCTGGCCATGGGTGTGGTGTCCATCGGCCAGGTGTATGTGTTCTTGTTACTGGCGCTGCTGGTGGATGTGGAGCCACCGCTATGGGGGTATCTGGCGGTGTTGCCGGCGCTGATTCTGACCAGTCTGATGCTGGGTGCTCTGGGCCTGCTGATCGCCACCTGGATCAAGCAGCTGGAGAACTTCGCCGGGGTGATGAACTTCGTCATCTTTCCGATGTTCTTCATGTCCTCAGCACTGTACCCGCTCTGGCGCATGAATGAGGCCAGTCCCTGGCTGTACTGGATCTGCCAGTTCAATCCGTTCACCCATGCGGTGGAGGCGATCCGGTTTTCACTGTACCTGGAGTGGAATCCGATGGCTTACGGGATTACTGCGACTGTCACCGTGGTTCTGGCTCTGCTTGCGACGGCAGGCTTCCGGCCTCAGCGTACCAAGATACTTGGCCCCCCCAAGCCGGCTTGA